TGGATGAACTGTATATTTCCCTCAGAGAAGGCTGAAGGCTTTTCTTTTACCTTATAAACAGGGCCAAACCCTCCCTGCCCAAGTTTGTTTTTCGTGTTGAATTTGTCTGTCGCAAGGATTATGCTATCAAGATCATAAACCAACAATTCCGGTGCATCTTCTTGATTCATTTGCTCTTTCCGTGCCGCTATCAGTTCTTCTGATTTGTTGGCTGTGTCCACTGACTTAAGGAGCCttgggattttcattttcctaaacTTCCCTGCATTTTACAAACGGAACGAATACAACAGAAGATAAGCATGAGAACGTGAGAAGCAGAGCAGTGTTTCTAGTCGTAACGGCTGATCTTCTGAAGCCATGGCTATACCAATCATGCAAGATTCATATACTGTGGTCAATGCAAAATCAACCTTAAGAAAGCAATAAACAGCATGTCTTTTATTACCTCTCCACCTGGAGAGACCCCAGACTGAAATGCCAGCTCCAAATAAGGTGATGACAGAAATAGTACTTAGGCTGATGATAAGTTTTGTCTGCGTAGGTAtacctaaaatagaaaaatatattacaaGAACCACCGGACAATCCAAAACGAAGTGCATATTAATTCAACCTTTGCAACCTGTGTCCGCAGCTGCAAGTCGAATAAATAAAACTTCGCCTGCTGTGGAGAATTTCTGAATATCTGTGAGATCTCCACTCCAAACCATACATCCTATGGTATCCACATAAGAGAAGGCCAAGCACGAGCAGTTTCCTAGGCACCAACTTTGACATTCTTCTTCATCGGCTATGCTCGACAAATAATCAGCGGAATCAGGCAATTTCATCTGTTTCATTTGCCAGAACACATCTTTTTCCACAGGTGTTGAAACTGCCGCACTTGCGGTTATCTGACAATTCAATTCCGTTTCCCTATGGCACCCTCCAGTCCAGTTTCCTCTGTTCCAGTCTTGATCTGACCTGGGTTTAAAACCTTTTAAGCATCTGCACATGGTTGAACTAGATGCGTCACAAACTCCAAATGGGCCACACGTTCCATAAACATCACAATGGTTAGTTGGTGCCGGTGCCTCCCAGTACGTTGACCATCCGTTGTTCCATGAAACAAACTTTATAGATCCTTCTGACGAGATAAAAATATATccaaagaaagagttgttgtaattatagaaggaaaaataagatGTTCCCTGGTCAATACTTTGCAGGAGATCGTAGCCACTCAGGTATGTGCCGCTCATGGTTGCTATTCCGATAAACTTGGATTTATCCCACTGTCCGCTTCTCCAGTAAGGACTTGATCCATTCCAGACAAAACCCTGAGGTGGGGTCTCTAATGTCCCTCCGAGGACAAAGCTTCCGAATGAGGGATCATCTTCTCCTTTCCAGGAAATCAAGTGTTGTTTCATTCCTGTTTTCACGTTTACTCTGATCTTCATGGTTGGCAGGAGAGTGTCGGTTGGCTCATCAAAGCTTTGCCACATTTCATTCGCACTGCCGTCTTGAAGAACAAGGTTTCCGAAGTCCGAAAGCACTGCTGCAGAATATTTCGGCTTCGCCATGACATTAGTAGACCAGACTGTGTTTTGTTGCCCATCAAGAAGCTTCAGATTTCCATCTCCGCCAACTATTAAAGTTGCAGATTGATCTGTGTCCCCAATTGGCTTGTCCCTGTTGGCCACCCAGACAACTTTGGAGGGTGTCATGTTCTTGTACCATATTCCTACGTACTGCTTTCCTGATCCATTGGGCCTGAAGAACCCAAGCTCGAAAATTTGACTAGGAGAGACAAGGGTTTGGTTCTGAACGAGTGGCCTTGATGCAGTTATAATGTAAATTGCGCTGCTTTGAATTGCTTGAAACAGGGAGAAGACGAGCAAAAAACACAAGTGCACCCGCATTGCTTGAAACAGGGAGAAGACGAGCAACACAAAAACACAAGTGCACCCGCATTGCTTGAAACAGGGAGAAGCCGAGCAAAAAACACAAGTGCACCCGCATTGCCAACAATGAACAGATTAGGAAGTACTAGTGAAAAAATGCTCGGCAAAACTTCTTTCAAAAGGCAGATCAAAAACGATGAACACGGGTCACTGCTGTAAAATGTGGACTTTGACTCGCTGGAAGTCCACATTTTCTCACGATCTCTTTCTTCCCCTTTGGGGTCCTGCATCGCTGGCTTTCCATCCATCAATGAGACAACGACCACGCTGAGAAGACTTCACCGGTCACGAATTCCGGCTGCTCTGGTGACCTCCACAGCCATCAACGCATGCAGCCCCAGACAAGTTTCCCTTTGCAGGTTTCCGGAGAGGTTCCAACACAACAGGTAATTCCTGCCGTGCACGAGGATCCCTTCTGATCTTTGTTATCTCTCCACCAGCCTGACGCCCCTAACCGTGAGTAGCACCATCGCCGGTCGCCGATCCTCAATTTGGAAGTCAAACATACAAGCTTGGGGGTGCCTTTGGTTGGGGGAAACTCtatgaaaaaggaaatgctttctccgaaatcattttctatgaaaatagttagggggtgcatgaaatccatctagaaacaaaatttctgttccaaacctatttctggaacaaaaactcgtttggtaacgtaattctatttttctatttctaaaacaaaaagttgtttctgaaatagatttgaagaagaaatgagaaacaaaaattttctacttttccgagaaacagaaatagaaatctcattttttctcaaatacccgccgCCACCCTCCACAGCCACCTCCTGTCGTCGACCGGCCGACATATTTtttcgaagtagaaattttatgtcgttatcaaacacaaTTTTTTACTCggaaactcatccagaaacggaaatagaaaaaaaccaTTTCTAGCcgtaaatctatttctgaaacagaatggttatcattcacccccttagttttcctatatttgttgatatgagaccgaatttttttttagtatttggaTCTTATTTGGTGGTACCACCAAATTACCTATATTTGGTGGTACTCCAAGGGATGTTACATACTCCCCCCTCAACGGCACAGCGTGTCCCCCTTCCGTGGAATGTTACATACTTTCCCGCGTCCCCCGCTGTGCCCTCGCGAGGGTCCATTGCAGCCCCCTTCCATGGGATGTTACACACTTCCCCCCTCAACGGCACAGCGTCCCCGCTGTGCCCTCGCCGAGGGCCCATTGCGGGCAAGAACGTGGGCTGCGGTGTCAAAAGGTGCTTGTAGTATTCGCACTATAGCTCCACTGAAAGTAAGTGATGGGTGCTCTCAAAGttggatttcttctttttggggtcAATTTGATTGCAACATGTCAAATTGAGGGTGCGTTTGCTTGggggaaagtattttttgaatattgatttttcggactttcatctgtttggtttgaacaatatcaaattttggccacttcctATTGCCTACTCTCCAGTAGCATATGTATCATCAAATACAATGCACAACTCGGGATAAGAAGGAAACCCATCCTTCTTGAATTTTGCCCACTCAATATTATCTAgcaattttcataaataaataaaaaatagcgtACATCAGTAACATAATCAAATATGTTAAGACTTACATGTACAATGgtctaaaaatgacaaaatgataCCTTGACGTGAAGTTCCTATATGCTTGGATCATCGATGGTGGGATGTTACATACTTCCCCCCTCAACGGCACAACGTCACAGTTGTGCATTGCAGCCCCACACGCAGGATGTTACATACTTCCCCCCTCAATGGCAGAGCATGCCCCACGAATGCTTGGATCATCGATGGAGCCCCTCAACGACATAACGTCCCCGCCGTGCATTGCAGCCTCACAGTCCCCCACGAATGCTTGGATCATCAATGGAGCCCCTCAACGACACAACGTCCCCGTTGTGCATTGCAGCTGGCACGACCCGACTCTCgagtacgcggcatccctaccaaaacgcctccggTCTTAAAAGATAACGCCCCAGATACATTATTGACCGTCCATACTATAGCACACATGTGGAAACGCGAATTCTCCCAAATCAAGAATAACAGTATGGATAGAAATAAAGTCAACAACATTAGTCATATACTAGAAGAATTGTCAGTATAATACTAAAACCAGATGACcattaaccctactgagctatagtcatatacaaccccattcttcaggGCGTctctctaagaccaacaaaaagatataaGGGTCAAGTAGGGTtaaattctcatctactcccaaaaatccacaTCAGTATCTATCCAAAAGACTACAACCCCTCAAAGTCGGGGTGAAGGATCGCAATCAGAGGTCGGTGATCGCTCTGAAGAAGGCTCAACGACATCTTCCTCAATTGGGTCAGGGTCGGGGTAGTGTTCAGGGTCTATGATCTCACCGTCCTGCGTATCGAGCTCCATC
This sequence is a window from Rhodamnia argentea isolate NSW1041297 chromosome 3, ASM2092103v1, whole genome shotgun sequence. Protein-coding genes within it:
- the LOC115726407 gene encoding G-type lectin S-receptor-like serine/threonine-protein kinase At1g61370, translated to MRVHLCFLLVFSLFQAIQSSAIYIITASRPLVQNQTLVSPSQIFELGFFRPNGSGKQYVGIWYKNMTPSKVVWVANRDKPIGDTDQSATLIVGGDGNLKLLDGQQNTVWSTNVMAKPKYSAAVLSDFGNLVLQDGSANEMWQSFDEPTDTLLPTMKIRVNVKTGMKQHLISWKGEDDPSFGSFVLGGTLETPPQGFVWNGSSPYWRSGQWDKSKFIGIATMSGTYLSGYDLLQSIDQGTSYFSFYNYNNSFFGYIFISSEGSIKFVSWNNGWSTYWEAPAPTNHCDVYGTCGPFGVCDASSSTMCRCLKGFKPRSDQDWNRGNWTGGCHRETELNCQITASAAVSTPVEKDVFWQMKQMKLPDSADYLSSIADEEECQSWCLGNCSCLAFSYVDTIGCMVWSGDLTDIQKFSTAGEVLFIRLAAADTGIPTQTKLIISLSTISVITLFGAGISVWGLSRWRGKFRKMKIPRLLKSVDTANKSEELIAARKEQMNQEDAPELLVYDLDSIILATDKFNTKNKLGQGGFGPVYKGKLNDGKEIAAKRLSSHSGQGIAEFKNEILLISKLQHRNLVRLFGYCTEGEEKILVYEYSPNKSLDAFLFDSKEKAKLSWGTRFRIIQGVARGLLYLHRDSCLRVIHRDLKVSNILLDEKMNPKISDFGLARMFEGTQVLVNTHKVVGTLGYMSPEYAMGGIFSEKSDVYSFGVLMLEIISSKKNTSSDHLGQHLNLLTYAWQLWCEGRGLDLMDEAIADAFSPSEVIRCIELGLLCVQDYAADRPNMSAVVLMLSGQSDLPQPKQPTFTFQCSTTHKVQIQSKEETFLSRNTITITMVEGR